The Cervus canadensis isolate Bull #8, Minnesota chromosome X, ASM1932006v1, whole genome shotgun sequence genome contains a region encoding:
- the SLC25A5 gene encoding ADP/ATP translocase 2 — protein MTDAAVSFAKDFLAGGVAAAISKTAVAPIERVKLLLQVQHASKQITADKQYKGIIDCVVRIPKEQGVLSFWRGNLANVIRYFPTQALNFAFKDKYKQIFLGGVDKRTQFWRYFAGNLASGGAAGATSLCFVYPLDFARTRLAADVGKAGAEREFRGLGDCLVKIYKSDGIRGLYQGFNVSVQGIIIYRAAYFGIYDTAKGMLPDPKNTHIFISWMIAQSVTAVAGLTSYPFDTVRRRMMMQSGRKGTDIMYTGTLDCWRKIARDEGAKAFFKGAWSNVLRGMGGAFVLVLYDEIKKFT, from the exons ATGACAGATGCCGCCGTGTCCTTCGCCAAGGACTTCCTGGCAGGTGGAGTGGCCGCGGCCATCTCCAAGACCGCGGTCGCGCCCATCGAGCGGGTGAAGCTGCTGCTGCAG GTGCAGCATGCCAGCAagcaaatcactgcagataagcAGTACAAGGGCATCATAGACTGCGTGGTTCGTATCCCCAAGGAGCAGGGAGTCCTGTCCTTCTGGCGTGGTAACCTGGCCAATGTGATCAGATACTTCCCCACCCAGGCTCTCAACTTTGCCTTCAAAGATAAATACAAGCAGATCTTCCTGGGTGGTGTGGACAAGAGGACCCAGTTTTGGCGCTACTTTGCAGGGAATCTGGCATCAGGTGGTGCCGCCGGGGCCACGTCCCTGTGTTTCGTGTACCCTCTCGACTTTGCCCGTACCCGTCTAGCAGCCGACGTGGGCAAAGCTGGAGCTGAAAGGGAATTCAGAGGCCTCGGTGACTGCCTGGTTAAGATCTACAAATCTGACGGGATTAGAGGCCTGTACCAAGGCTTTAACGTGTCTGTGCAGGGTATTATCATCTACCGAGCTGCCTACTTCGGTATCTATGACACTGCCAAGG GAATGCTTCCAGATCCCAAGAACACACATATCTTCATCAGCTGGATGATTGCACAGTCGGTCACAGCAGTTGCTGGGTTGACTTCCTATCCGTTTGACACTGTGCGTCGCCGCATGATGATGCAGTCAGGGCGCAAAGGAA CTGATATCATGTACACAGGCACGCTTGACTGCTGGAGGAAGATTGCTCGTGACGAAGGAGCCAAAGCCTTTTTCAAAGGCGCGTGGTCCAATGTTCTCAGAGGCATGGGTGGGGCTTTTGTGCTTGTCCTGTATGATGAAATCAAGAAGTTCACCTAA